DNA from Pseudomonas mendocina:
GTTCGCCCTTGTTGAAGGTCACCCAGCCGCCGAGGCCGCCAGGTACGAAGGAGCGGGCGATATGCAGCACCTGCTTGTAGCCCTTGGTGGTCACCAGGCCGACCTTGGCGCCACGGCGGGTCAGGATGGCGTTGGTCGCGACCGTGGTGCCGTGCATCACCGAGCGAATGGCGGACGGCTCGACGCCCGAGGTCTGGCAGATCTTCTCGATGCCGTTGAGCACCGCGATGGAGGGATTGTGCGGCGTGGAAGGCACCTTGGCGGTATAGCTGTCACCCGTCACATCGTTGATCAGGAGCAGGTCAGTGAAGGTTCCGCCTACATCAACACCCAAACGAAAACTCATGTTGCCTCCAAGCACTTTCTTGGCTTTGTTGTGCATCTTGGACCGGGGCGCGTTGGCGCCCCGGCTGGTTCGGCTTAACGCGCGGCTTTTTCGAGTTCGCGCAGATTGACATCGTCAGCGGTGACACCCGGTGTGTTCAGGCGCGGGCCACCCAGTACGAACACCGTGCCATGGCGGCGCTGGTAGTCGATGGTGAAGCCGGCGGCGGACACGATCCCCACATCGCCATCCTCGGTCTTGATGGTCTTGAGGTGATAGTTCATCCACTTCCAGAACTGGCCTTTGCGATCATAGGCTTCGGCCTGATAGAAGCGAGGGAACTGGGTGTCCATGTACATCACTTTCTTGCTGTACGGGTGCTCCGGCGGGGTGGTGGCTTCCAGCACCCAGACTTCACGCGGTTCCCATTCGGCCTTGGGGTTCCAGAACGGCTTGTTGTCCAGGTCGATGACCGGGAACTCGGCGTTGCCGCTGGCCTTCTGGTTCCAGGTTTCACCCTGGGAGTTGGCCACGGCGAGAATCCAGCGCTTGCCCAGCAGTTTGTAATCCGGGTACCAGCTCGGGTGGGCGTTGAAGATCTCGATGTCATCGCTGAGCTGGTCGGTACCGCCGATGGGGTCCATCCAGGTGCCGCCGGACAGGCGACGGGTGCGCCGCACCGATTTCACGTAGGCCCAGGAGTCTTCCAGCTTGGGCGAGTCGTAACGCACGGTGAACAGGCCCAGGCCGCGGATGTCGGTGGGGTAGGTCGCGTACAGCAGGGTCTTGGTGAGGATGGTGCCGTCACCCTCGACGGTCTGCTCGGTGCCCAGGCGGCCCTTCATGTAGTAGCGCTTGAACGCCCACTCCTGGCGACGCTCCAGGCCGACCTTGTCGTTGAGGAACAGGTAGCCGAACTTGGGGTAGTCCTGCAGGTTCTTGATCGGCTGGGCGTAGTGGTGGTTCCAGATCAGCTTGGCGGCAGCGTCCGGGTCGTCCTGGCTGACGTTGGGGAACGGCACGCCGGCCACCCAGCCTTCGACCTGGCGGGTGTCGCGGTTGTACACGGCCTTGCCTTCGTTGGCTTTGGTCGCGGCCACGTAGTCCTTGCCCAGGGTGATCGGCTCGGAGGCCTTGAGGGTGATGGCCAGGCCTTCATCCTTGATCAGGATCTGCATGCGTTCGGTGAGCAGGTCACCGATGCCGTGGCCCTCGAAGGTGTCGCCCAGGTGCTGGGCGAGGTTGCCCGCGTCGATTCGCGTACCCGGTGTCAGCTCGGCGGCCTGTGCGGCCAGCGCGACCGAGAAGGTCAGCGCCAGGGAAGCGGCGAGGTGATGCTTGAGGAATGTCATTGTTGTTATCTCCTGGATCAGAACTGGTAGGTCACGCGGACGGCCAGTTGGTCGTTGCCGTCGAAGTAGCCGAACAGGTTGGTGTTGTTGAAGCCTTGCAGGGCGCGCTTCTGCCGCTCGTCGTTGAAGAACAGGTCGGCCTCGACGCGTACCCGCCAGTTGTCGCCGTAGGCGAACTCGACACTGGGAACGATGAAGCTGCCGCCATAGGTCAGG
Protein-coding regions in this window:
- a CDS encoding DUF1329 domain-containing protein, which translates into the protein MTFLKHHLAASLALTFSVALAAQAAELTPGTRIDAGNLAQHLGDTFEGHGIGDLLTERMQILIKDEGLAITLKASEPITLGKDYVAATKANEGKAVYNRDTRQVEGWVAGVPFPNVSQDDPDAAAKLIWNHHYAQPIKNLQDYPKFGYLFLNDKVGLERRQEWAFKRYYMKGRLGTEQTVEGDGTILTKTLLYATYPTDIRGLGLFTVRYDSPKLEDSWAYVKSVRRTRRLSGGTWMDPIGGTDQLSDDIEIFNAHPSWYPDYKLLGKRWILAVANSQGETWNQKASGNAEFPVIDLDNKPFWNPKAEWEPREVWVLEATTPPEHPYSKKVMYMDTQFPRFYQAEAYDRKGQFWKWMNYHLKTIKTEDGDVGIVSAAGFTIDYQRRHGTVFVLGGPRLNTPGVTADDVNLRELEKAAR